A region from the Aeromicrobium choanae genome encodes:
- a CDS encoding glycosyltransferase: protein MSTGLRASIVIPAHDEERVIGRTIEAALAGLDPAAFETVVVCNATTDATAQVAAAYDGVRVVEIPTASKTAALNAGDAAVSAFPRVYLDADVVLSPGALEAVVGALESGHLAAAPRPVFDTTGLSLPCRAYYAIRSRLGYVRHHVIGAGVYALSEQGRARFGAFPDVIADDGFVYAHFEHAERHNPDGATFTVHPPRTLRSLYRRQVRIVAGNQELAHLGHRVQAPRPTWRDVVREEPRLLPAAVVYVAVTVAARLHARVRSTRAWNRDETSRGPVDAGAGR from the coding sequence ATGAGCACCGGTCTCCGCGCGAGCATCGTGATCCCCGCCCACGACGAGGAGCGCGTCATCGGCCGCACGATCGAGGCGGCGCTCGCCGGGCTCGACCCGGCCGCCTTCGAGACCGTCGTGGTCTGCAACGCCACCACCGACGCCACCGCGCAGGTGGCGGCGGCGTACGACGGGGTCCGGGTCGTCGAGATCCCCACCGCCTCCAAGACCGCGGCCCTGAACGCCGGCGACGCGGCCGTCTCGGCGTTCCCACGCGTCTACCTCGACGCCGACGTCGTGCTGTCGCCGGGCGCCCTCGAGGCGGTCGTCGGCGCGCTCGAGTCCGGGCACCTCGCGGCGGCACCGCGGCCGGTGTTCGACACGACGGGCCTCTCGCTGCCGTGCCGGGCCTACTACGCGATCCGCTCGCGGCTCGGCTACGTCCGCCACCACGTGATCGGCGCCGGGGTCTACGCCCTCTCGGAGCAGGGCCGCGCGCGCTTCGGCGCCTTCCCCGACGTGATCGCCGACGACGGGTTCGTCTACGCCCACTTCGAGCACGCCGAGCGCCACAACCCCGACGGCGCCACCTTCACCGTGCACCCCCCGCGCACGCTGCGCTCGCTGTACCGCCGCCAGGTGCGCATCGTCGCCGGCAACCAGGAGCTGGCCCACCTCGGCCACCGGGTGCAGGCACCGCGGCCCACGTGGCGCGACGTCGTCCGCGAGGAGCCGCGCCTGCTGCCCGCCGCCGTCGTCTACGTGGCGGTCACCGTCGCCGCCCGCCTGCACGCGCGGGTGCGGTCGACGCGGGCGTGGAACCGCGACGAGACCTCGCGCGGACCCGTCGACGCGGGAGCGGGTCGCTGA
- a CDS encoding DUF4082 domain-containing protein, producing the protein MRKLLLISLGVIAALVALAVVAFLVIDPFDDGAPSGDVVSLWPEVPPAHVDVVNDEDPVELGTAFTSKVEGAVAGVRFWWTPRNAGPHVASLWSPDGERLATVDFGEAGGQEGWRTAWFDQPVEIDQGERYVVSYHAPQGHFAQTVGFSGQSFSGALEVEPGKSGVYAEGAESTFPTKSWESSQYWVDPLFMPAGEVPEAAAPSVPKIVDTDDFKASGFPTSADTGVPKDWEPQQTYTGDLDIDEPGTVLEDVRIVNGVLHVRAPDVTIRRVEFVGSRIDNLHANACNNDLVIEDSSFVRGDTELFQPAVQFGGYTATRVKVIGLSEGLRAGGAEHGCGPVVVDDSYLSIAPADGCPDVDWHGDGFQANSAAPVTIRDTTILLNHDEGCLGNGAIFHPENSGNERLTVEDVLVGGGGFAFRLGTPGSVSGLKVIADSWEYGPSHVTTCDRTTWGAGNEIVSVSEGGEVSAVGPLSCGR; encoded by the coding sequence ATGCGCAAGCTCCTGCTGATCAGCCTCGGGGTCATCGCGGCCCTCGTCGCGCTCGCCGTCGTCGCGTTCCTCGTGATCGACCCGTTCGACGACGGTGCCCCCTCGGGCGATGTCGTCTCGCTGTGGCCCGAGGTCCCTCCGGCGCACGTCGACGTGGTGAACGACGAAGATCCCGTGGAGCTGGGCACGGCCTTCACCAGCAAGGTCGAGGGCGCGGTCGCCGGCGTGCGCTTCTGGTGGACGCCGCGCAACGCAGGGCCCCACGTGGCCAGCCTGTGGTCGCCCGACGGCGAGCGGCTCGCCACCGTCGACTTCGGCGAGGCCGGTGGCCAGGAGGGGTGGCGCACCGCGTGGTTCGACCAGCCCGTCGAGATCGACCAGGGCGAGCGCTACGTCGTGTCCTACCACGCGCCGCAGGGCCACTTCGCCCAGACGGTCGGCTTCTCCGGCCAGTCGTTCTCCGGCGCGCTCGAGGTGGAGCCGGGCAAGAGCGGCGTCTACGCCGAGGGTGCCGAGAGCACCTTCCCGACGAAGTCGTGGGAGTCCAGCCAGTACTGGGTCGACCCGCTGTTCATGCCGGCCGGCGAGGTGCCCGAGGCCGCGGCCCCCTCCGTGCCGAAGATCGTCGACACCGACGACTTCAAGGCCTCCGGCTTCCCCACGTCGGCCGACACCGGCGTCCCGAAGGACTGGGAGCCCCAGCAGACGTACACCGGCGACCTGGACATCGACGAGCCGGGCACCGTGCTGGAGGACGTGCGGATCGTCAACGGCGTGCTGCACGTACGGGCCCCCGACGTCACGATCCGGCGCGTCGAGTTCGTCGGCTCCCGCATCGACAACCTGCACGCGAACGCCTGCAACAACGACCTCGTGATCGAGGACTCCAGCTTCGTCCGCGGCGACACCGAGCTGTTCCAGCCGGCCGTCCAGTTCGGCGGCTACACGGCCACCCGCGTCAAGGTCATCGGCCTCTCCGAGGGGCTGCGGGCCGGCGGCGCCGAGCACGGCTGCGGTCCCGTCGTGGTCGACGACTCCTACCTCAGCATCGCCCCGGCGGACGGCTGCCCCGACGTCGACTGGCACGGCGACGGGTTCCAGGCCAACAGCGCCGCGCCGGTCACGATCCGCGACACGACGATCCTGCTGAACCACGACGAGGGGTGCCTCGGCAACGGCGCGATCTTCCATCCCGAGAACTCCGGCAACGAGCGCCTTACGGTCGAGGACGTGCTCGTCGGCGGTGGTGGCTTCGCGTTCCGCCTCGGCACCCCGGGCAGCGTCTCGGGCCTGAAGGTCATCGCCG